ATCTCCATGCCCTGGACTGGGTTGATGTCGCCAGCATCCTGGCCGCTGATCCCAAAAAGGCCGCCAGCATCGCCACGAGCATCTCGCCCAAAAAAACCACGGCCGAAGACCTCAAAGCCGTTCAAGACCGGGTCAAGGCCCTCATCGACAGCGGTCAGCTGGGCATCTTCACCAACGCCTTCTTCTTGGGCGGGCACGATGCGTACTATCTGCCCCCGGAGATCAACCTCATCGCCACGGCCCACTACCTGGAAGCCCTGCATCTGCAGGTCAAAGCCGCCCGGGCCATGGCCGTCTTCGGTGCCAAGAACCCCCACACCCAGTTCACCGTCGTTGGCGGGGTGACCTGCTACGAAGGTCTGACCCCAGCCAGGATCAAGGAATACGTCTCCCTTTGGAAGGAGACCAAGCAGTTCATCGACGAGTGCTATGTCCCCGATGTGGTTGCCGTTGCCAAGTACTACAAAGACTGGGCCGGCATCGGCGGAACCACTAACTTCCTGACCTTCGGCGAGTTCCCGACCGTCGAAAACGATCTGAACAGCCGCTGGCTGCCGGCAGGTGTCATCTGGAACCGCAACTTGGCTCAGGTCGACCCCTTCCATCCTGACTACGTTCTTGAACACGTCCGCCACAGCTGGTACAAGGGCGACGCAGCTCTGCATCCCTATAAGGGTGTCACCGACCCACAGTACACCTCCTACACGGATCGCGACCGCTATTCTTGGATGAAGGCTCCCCGATACCAGGGGGCTCCCATGGAAGTCGGCCCCTTGGCCGCCATGCTCGTGGCCTACGGAAAGGGCCAGCCTGAAGTACAGGCCGTGGTCAACTACGTTCTTAAAGAACTGAACGTCGGCCCCGAGGCCCTGTTCTCTACCCTGGGCCGCACCGCTGCCCGCTGTATCGAGGCCAAGGTCACCTCCGACAAGACCGGAGACTGGGTCAACGAACTGGAAAACAACCTGGCCAAGGGTGACAATGTCATTTACAAAGATTGGAAAATGCCCGACCAGGCCGAGGGTGTCGGTTATGCCACCGCCCCCCGCGGTGCCCTAAGCCACTGGATCAAGATCAAGGGCGGCAAGATCGAGAACTTCCAGCTTGTGGTTCCTTCCACATGGAACTTTGGCCCGCGGTGCGCCGCCGGCAAGATCGGACCGGTTGAAGAGGCCCTTGTCGGCACTCCCATCGCCGACCCCAAGCGTCCGGTGGAAATCCTCCGCACGGTTCACTCCTTTGATCCCTGCATCGCCTGCGGCGTGCACGTCATCGACTCCAGGACCAATGAAGTCTACAAGTTCAAGGTCCTGTAGTCCCATTTGATACCATTCAATCCAAAGGCGGGGGCCTGAATTTCAGGCCCCCGCCTTTTCATCGTGCAGGGAGCGGAAAGCGATGGCAGTTAACCGGAAGAGGATTCTGATCCTTGGCGTGGGCAATGTCCTGTTCACCGACGAAGGTGTCGGGGTCAGGGCCGCCATGGATCTAGAAAGAGAATTCGAGTTCACCGACAACATCACCGTCATGGACGGAGGAACCCTGGGTACCAAGCTCATGGGCCCGATCATGGAGTCAGACCTTTTGATCGTCATTGACGCCGTCCTGGGCGACGGTCAGCCCGGCGATATCTACCACCTGACCGGTGAGGATCTGCGGAAAAGTCTGGCCTTCAAGAACTCCCTTCACCAGACCGATCTGGTGGACACCCTCATTTATTGCGAACTGGCCGGCCATCGGCCCGAGGCTATCATCATCGGCATGGAACCTCACGATTATAAAACCATGTCCACGGGGCTCTCGGAAAAAGCCGAGTCATGTCTGCCGACCCTCAAGGAAGCCGTCCTAAAAGAAATCGGGAAATGGGGTGGAACAGCGATTCGGCGTTCGGTTACATTGCCTGATGAATCCCCCTTTATCTAACAAGGAGCTGTGACCGTGTGCCTGGCCATCCCATCACAGATCAAGTCTATTGAAAATGGCGTTGCCGTCTGCCGAGTCGGAGAAGGCGAAACCGAGGTAAAGGCCTCGCTGATGATCATTGACGAACCTGTCGAGGTCGGCGACTTCGTCATCATGCACGCCGGATTTGCCATCAGAAAACTTGACCTCAAGGAAGCACAGGAATCGTTGAACATCCTCAGGGATATGGCCCGCATAGCCGGGTCCGATCCAAACGAGGAAATCAATTTCTGAGCAACAAAATTTGTCCTTTCCGAAGCCATCGGCTATGTATCTGTGAACCATGCAGGGAGCTGATCACGCCAATTTTTCTAACCGTTTCAACTGCCTCGCCGCTCTTCCCAGAGTGTCATTTTTATTTTATCATATTGATTTAAAAAGATAAATCTTCGTTGACTTCAACGGCCAGGAAGACGATATAACCGCTTCCCAGCCCGCCTTGATCGCCCTTTCGTAGGCAGGCCCAACCCCATCCCCCCGAGGCCCGCATGCGGTCGCCCCTTGTCCTGGCCATAATCCTTCTGGTGGCCAGCAACGCCTTCATGACCATAGCCTGGTACGGCCACCTCAAATATCTCAGGAATTCCATGTGGCTGGTGGCCGCACTGCTCAGTTGGGGCGTGGCTCTCTTTGAATACCTCCTCCAAGTTCCGGCGAATCGTCTGGGTCATCAATCCTTAACCATCCCCCAGTTGAAGATCCTGCAGGAAGTCATTTCCTTGGCGGTCTTCATTCCCATTGCCATCCTCGTCCTGGGGGAACGGCCCAGACTGGGCTACTACCTGGCCTCCTGCTGCCTGGCCGGGGCCGTGTATTTCATCTTCTGGTTCAAAGACTGACATCGGGCTTGGCGGCCCCGGGCTCGAACTGCATGCTGTGCAGCTTGGCGTACAAGGAACAACCGGCCAAAAGTTCGGCATGGTCGCCGATGCTGATGATGCGCCCCTTTTCCATGACCACGATCCGGTCTGCGGACAAGACTGTGGACAACCGGTGGGCGATGATAATGCTGGTCCGCTCCTTCATCAGATTATCCAGGGCCATCTGCACGATGCGCTCGGACTCTGTGTCCAAGGCGCTGGTGGCCTCGTCGAGAATGAGCAAGGGCGGGTTCTTCAGTAAAGCCCTGGCAATGGTGATCCGCTGCTTCTGTCCACCCGACAGCTTCACTCCCCGCTCGCCAATGACCGTGTCGTAACCGTTGTCCATTTCGACAATGAAATCATGGGCAAAAGCCGTCCTGGCCGCCCGCTCGACGTCCTCGCGCGTCACGCCCTGGCTACCGTAGGCGATATTGTCGTGAATGCTGGCATTGAATAGGAAGTTATCCTGGGAGACGATGCCCATGGATCGTCTGAGGCTGTTCAGGGTGTATTCCTCCAAGGGTTGGGTGTTCAGAAGGATGGTGCCCTCCTGGGGTAGATAGAATCTCGGAATCAGATTGACCAAGGTGGTCTTCCCGGATCCACTGGGGCCGACAATGGCCAGCTTCTCGCCGTGCCCGATGTTCAGATCGATTTTTTGCAGGGCCGGAACATTTGTTCCCGGATAGGTAAAGCCCACCCCCTTGAGTTCCAGTCGCTCGAACACCGGGGACACCTCCCTGCTTCCACCATCCTCGACGATCACCTCGGGAGAATCCAGAACCTCGAATACCCGCTCAGCTCCGGCCAGAGCCCTCTGGATGGTCATGTTGGCATCGTTTAGCTTCTTGACCGGGTCGTAGAGCATGATCAGGGCGGTCATGAAGGAAAAGAACGTCCCGGGCGTGGACTCGCCCGAGATGACCTGCATACCTCCGTACCAGACGATAAGGCCCATACCCAAGGCCCCGATAAGCTCCATGACCGGCGAAGACAATTCGTTGTAGACTATTTCGCCTACGGCCACCTTGACCAGACGTTCGTTCTCCCGCTCGAAAGAGCTGGCCTCCTTCTTTTCCGTCCCAAAGGCCTTGACCACCCGAATTCCGCTGAAAATCTCCTGAAGGAACACAGAAATGTCTGAGATCTTGGCCTGATTCTTTCGACCCAGACGCCGGAGCTTTCGTCCGAAGTAGATGAACGGATACACGGCCAGGGGCAGGACCAGAACGGCAAAGGATGCCAGATAGGGATCACGCCAGAACACGACCACCAAAAGACCAGCCATGGTCAAAACCTGCCGGACCAGCATGACCATGGCCGGAAGGCTCCGGCGGATCTCGGTCACGTCGTTCAAGATCCTGGACATGAGCATGCCCACCTGGTTGTCCTCGAAAAACCGGCAGGGTAGCCGGACGACCTTGGCGAAGAGTTCGTTTCGCAGGGTCTCGAGGACCTTCAGGCCGCAATAGTTCATTTCGTAATTCTGCAAAAACCGAAAAATCCCCTTGACCAGGAAGACCGCCACCAGGATCAGGGGAAGCCAGAGCAGGGCCTTGGGGTCCTTGTTGATGAAGATATCGTCCAGGGCTGGCTTGACCAGAAAGGCCACCGCTCCGGTGCAGGCCGCGACGATGGCCATGGACACCAGGGAAATGACGATTCTGAACTTGAACGGCAGGAAATAGAGCAACGAGCGCTTGATGAGCCGTAAACTATCTGCCCGTTGCAATTCATATTGAAGTTTCATGTATCCACCGTTGAGGTTGCGTGATGGAAATCGTCCAATAAAAGGACCGCCATGGGAAGTGCTTGCAAATCACGTCCATGTCAAATCCGGGCTTGCGGGGAATCGTCTGTTTGATATAGGGAAAAAACATGCTGGAAATTAATTGGGTTCGGCCTCATCTCGTTTCCATATTGCCCTGCCTCTGCCTCGTGCTGGCCATGGTCTCGGGATGCCGGCCGGACCAATCCCAGTCATGGCAGGGCTATGTCGAGGGGGAATACGTCTATGTCGCCGCCCCAAAGGGCGGCAAACTTCTCTCCAGGCCTCTTTCCAGAGGCCAGGAAGTAATAGCTGGAACCCTGGCCTTCGCCCTTGACGATGTCTTTGAACTGGCCGCCGTGGACGCAGCCCGACAGGAACTTG
This genomic stretch from Deltaproteobacteria bacterium harbors:
- a CDS encoding nickel-dependent hydrogenase large subunit, with amino-acid sequence MSGCKPSSAPGVMATPFAKQFNGPIVVDPVTRIEGHLKIEVEVENGKVKDVWSSSQLFRGLETILKGRDPRDAQHFTQRACGVCTYTHALASTRCVDNAVGVDKNLPANARIIRNLVMASQYLHDHIVHFYHLHALDWVDVASILAADPKKAASIATSISPKKTTAEDLKAVQDRVKALIDSGQLGIFTNAFFLGGHDAYYLPPEINLIATAHYLEALHLQVKAARAMAVFGAKNPHTQFTVVGGVTCYEGLTPARIKEYVSLWKETKQFIDECYVPDVVAVAKYYKDWAGIGGTTNFLTFGEFPTVENDLNSRWLPAGVIWNRNLAQVDPFHPDYVLEHVRHSWYKGDAALHPYKGVTDPQYTSYTDRDRYSWMKAPRYQGAPMEVGPLAAMLVAYGKGQPEVQAVVNYVLKELNVGPEALFSTLGRTAARCIEAKVTSDKTGDWVNELENNLAKGDNVIYKDWKMPDQAEGVGYATAPRGALSHWIKIKGGKIENFQLVVPSTWNFGPRCAAGKIGPVEEALVGTPIADPKRPVEILRTVHSFDPCIACGVHVIDSRTNEVYKFKVL
- the hybD gene encoding HyaD/HybD family hydrogenase maturation endopeptidase, encoding MAVNRKRILILGVGNVLFTDEGVGVRAAMDLEREFEFTDNITVMDGGTLGTKLMGPIMESDLLIVIDAVLGDGQPGDIYHLTGEDLRKSLAFKNSLHQTDLVDTLIYCELAGHRPEAIIIGMEPHDYKTMSTGLSEKAESCLPTLKEAVLKEIGKWGGTAIRRSVTLPDESPFI
- a CDS encoding HypC/HybG/HupF family hydrogenase formation chaperone, whose translation is MCLAIPSQIKSIENGVAVCRVGEGETEVKASLMIIDEPVEVGDFVIMHAGFAIRKLDLKEAQESLNILRDMARIAGSDPNEEINF
- a CDS encoding ATP-binding cassette domain-containing protein, yielding MKLQYELQRADSLRLIKRSLLYFLPFKFRIVISLVSMAIVAACTGAVAFLVKPALDDIFINKDPKALLWLPLILVAVFLVKGIFRFLQNYEMNYCGLKVLETLRNELFAKVVRLPCRFFEDNQVGMLMSRILNDVTEIRRSLPAMVMLVRQVLTMAGLLVVVFWRDPYLASFAVLVLPLAVYPFIYFGRKLRRLGRKNQAKISDISVFLQEIFSGIRVVKAFGTEKKEASSFERENERLVKVAVGEIVYNELSSPVMELIGALGMGLIVWYGGMQVISGESTPGTFFSFMTALIMLYDPVKKLNDANMTIQRALAGAERVFEVLDSPEVIVEDGGSREVSPVFERLELKGVGFTYPGTNVPALQKIDLNIGHGEKLAIVGPSGSGKTTLVNLIPRFYLPQEGTILLNTQPLEEYTLNSLRRSMGIVSQDNFLFNASIHDNIAYGSQGVTREDVERAARTAFAHDFIVEMDNGYDTVIGERGVKLSGGQKQRITIARALLKNPPLLILDEATSALDTESERIVQMALDNLMKERTSIIIAHRLSTVLSADRIVVMEKGRIISIGDHAELLAGCSLYAKLHSMQFEPGAAKPDVSL